In Pirellulales bacterium, the following proteins share a genomic window:
- the pruA gene encoding L-glutamate gamma-semialdehyde dehydrogenase — MRDEFARLDELTPRDLENIERTTREVGDYLFAHLEGRRASVFERRWWDDRVMAWALRDESVKVQMFRFIDVLPMLNSTAAVVGHLHEYFHEVERHLPGAVRLALAAATPDSLMGRAMAIAARRNAMGHARRFIAGANTAEVLAAAMRERKLRRAFTLDILGEAVTSEVEADRYWRLYLDLIEQISPTVNAWREEPQIDRAGLSELPRVNLSIKLSALDSRFDPIDPEGTMQRVGRRLRPLLRLAREHHAHIHVDMESYQTKALTLRIFREILMEPEFRDWPHVGIVIQAYLRDAADDLVSLGKWARERGTPVWVRLVKGAYWDYETIHAQSVGWPLPVWQEKWQSDANFEQLTRYLLMHRDVLKTALGSHNLRSLAHGIAVARHLGLSPSAFELQMLYGMGDQEKQALVDLGHRMRIYMPYGELIPGMAYLVRRLLENTSNDSFLRASFAEEISPERLLMNPLEHRSEKTVGISLREMNPHAEREAYGTFSNEPTADFAREENRQAMQAALAQVGEQLGRHCPLWIAGRPVDTGDRLTSIDPSHGERVVGTSAAASAEHVDQAVAAAKGALAEWNGLGVEARADFLRRAAEVLRRRRFELAAWEVYECGKGWRESDADICEAIDFCEFYAREAMFLQGAGGWPSQAVPEIEGPTARPGKAILHGVDVPGEENRFTYLPRGVTGVIAPWNFPLAILTGMTTAALVTGNTVVMKPAEQSPVIAAKLMETFDEVGLPKGVLNYLPGTGEVAGARLVEHPDTALIAFTGSRSVGLAINRRAAEVSAAGIGYVKRVIAEMGGKNAILIDDDADLDEAVMAVVKSAFGYQGQKCSACSRVIVLAGVHDAFVNRLVEATRSLQVGPAEDAATSVGPVIDADAQARVRDYIDVGRREARELLAVDVGALAEQGFFVGPHIFADVHSDSRLAQEEIFGPVLAVIRARDLDEAFAIFNGTPYALTGGIFSRSPAHLDRARRELMVGNLYLNRGITGALVGRQPFGGFKMSGIGSKAGGHDYLLQFVIPRTITENTMRRGFAPPAAGPAGPQSGE; from the coding sequence GTGCGCGACGAGTTTGCCCGACTCGACGAACTGACCCCGCGAGACCTCGAAAACATCGAGCGCACGACGCGCGAGGTGGGTGATTACCTATTCGCCCATCTCGAGGGCCGCCGGGCCAGCGTTTTCGAGCGGCGTTGGTGGGACGATCGCGTCATGGCCTGGGCCCTGCGCGACGAATCGGTGAAGGTGCAGATGTTCCGCTTCATCGACGTGCTGCCGATGCTCAACAGCACCGCCGCGGTCGTGGGGCACCTGCACGAATACTTCCACGAAGTCGAACGGCATTTGCCCGGCGCGGTCCGGTTGGCGTTGGCCGCGGCCACGCCCGACTCGCTGATGGGCCGGGCCATGGCCATCGCCGCCCGACGAAACGCGATGGGACACGCGCGGCGGTTCATCGCCGGCGCCAACACGGCCGAGGTTCTCGCCGCCGCCATGCGCGAGCGCAAACTCCGCCGCGCCTTTACGCTCGATATCTTGGGCGAAGCCGTGACGAGCGAAGTCGAGGCCGACCGCTATTGGCGGCTCTACCTCGACCTGATCGAACAGATCAGCCCCACGGTCAACGCCTGGCGTGAAGAGCCGCAGATCGATCGCGCAGGACTCAGCGAGCTGCCGCGGGTAAACCTGTCGATCAAGCTCTCGGCGCTCGACAGCCGCTTCGACCCGATCGACCCGGAGGGAACGATGCAGCGGGTCGGCCGCCGCTTGCGTCCGCTGTTGCGACTGGCCCGCGAGCATCATGCCCACATCCACGTCGATATGGAGTCGTATCAGACCAAGGCGCTCACGCTCCGTATCTTTCGCGAAATCTTGATGGAGCCGGAGTTCCGCGATTGGCCGCACGTGGGCATCGTCATTCAGGCGTATCTGCGCGATGCGGCCGACGACCTTGTGTCGCTCGGCAAGTGGGCGCGCGAGCGCGGCACGCCCGTGTGGGTGCGGCTGGTCAAAGGAGCTTATTGGGACTACGAGACGATCCATGCCCAGTCGGTCGGCTGGCCGCTGCCGGTCTGGCAGGAGAAATGGCAGTCGGACGCCAACTTCGAGCAGCTTACGCGATACCTGCTCATGCACCGCGACGTGCTCAAGACCGCGCTGGGGAGCCACAACCTCCGCTCGCTGGCGCACGGCATCGCGGTGGCCCGGCACCTCGGCCTCTCGCCCAGCGCCTTCGAGCTGCAGATGCTCTACGGCATGGGCGACCAGGAAAAGCAAGCGCTGGTCGATCTCGGCCATCGCATGCGGATTTACATGCCTTACGGCGAGCTGATTCCGGGCATGGCTTATCTCGTGCGCCGGCTGTTGGAAAACACGTCAAACGATTCCTTCCTCAGGGCGAGTTTTGCCGAAGAGATTTCGCCGGAGAGACTCCTTATGAACCCGCTTGAACATCGTTCGGAAAAAACCGTAGGCATCTCGCTCCGCGAGATGAATCCCCACGCGGAGCGTGAGGCCTACGGTACGTTCTCCAATGAACCCACGGCCGACTTTGCCCGTGAGGAAAACCGCCAGGCGATGCAAGCCGCGCTTGCGCAGGTTGGCGAGCAGCTCGGCCGCCACTGTCCGCTTTGGATCGCCGGCCGGCCGGTAGACACCGGCGACCGGCTGACGTCGATCGATCCCTCGCATGGCGAGCGCGTCGTCGGCACCAGTGCCGCCGCTTCGGCCGAACATGTCGACCAGGCCGTCGCCGCGGCCAAAGGCGCCTTGGCCGAGTGGAACGGCCTGGGGGTCGAGGCCCGTGCGGACTTTTTGCGTCGCGCCGCCGAGGTGCTCAGGCGTCGGCGTTTCGAGCTGGCCGCCTGGGAAGTCTACGAGTGCGGCAAAGGCTGGCGCGAGTCCGACGCCGACATTTGCGAGGCCATCGACTTTTGCGAGTTCTATGCGCGTGAGGCGATGTTTCTGCAAGGCGCTGGAGGATGGCCTTCCCAGGCCGTCCCGGAAATCGAAGGACCAACGGCACGGCCTGGGAAGGCCATCCTCCATGGCGTCGATGTGCCCGGCGAGGAAAACCGCTTCACCTATCTTCCCCGCGGCGTGACCGGCGTGATCGCGCCCTGGAACTTTCCCTTGGCAATTCTGACCGGCATGACCACGGCGGCCTTGGTCACCGGTAATACCGTGGTAATGAAGCCGGCCGAACAATCGCCGGTCATCGCCGCCAAGCTCATGGAGACCTTCGACGAAGTCGGCCTGCCGAAGGGCGTGCTCAACTATCTGCCCGGCACGGGCGAGGTGGCCGGCGCGCGGCTGGTCGAACATCCCGACACGGCGCTGATCGCCTTTACCGGCTCGCGCAGCGTGGGCCTGGCGATCAACCGCCGGGCGGCGGAAGTTTCGGCTGCCGGCATCGGCTACGTGAAGCGGGTGATCGCGGAAATGGGCGGAAAGAACGCCATCCTTATCGACGACGACGCCGATCTCGACGAGGCCGTGATGGCCGTGGTCAAAAGCGCGTTCGGCTATCAGGGTCAGAAATGCTCGGCCTGTTCGCGGGTGATCGTGCTGGCAGGCGTGCATGACGCCTTTGTCAATCGGCTGGTCGAGGCGACGCGCAGCTTGCAGGTCGGCCCGGCGGAGGATGCGGCCACCAGCGTCGGGCCGGTGATCGACGCCGACGCCCAGGCCCGCGTCCGCGACTACATCGACGTCGGCCGGCGCGAGGCCCGCGAGCTCCTGGCGGTCGACGTCGGCGCGTTGGCGGAACAAGGCTTCTTCGTCGGGCCACATATCTTCGCCGACGTGCATTCCGATTCGCGATTGGCACAAGAAGAGATCTTCGGCCCGGTGTTGGCCGTGATCCGTGCCCGCGATCTCGACGAGGCGTTCGCCATCTTCAACGGCACGCCCTACGCGTTGACCGGCGGCATCTTTTCTCGCAGCCCTGCGCATCTCGATCGTGCCCGGCGCGAGTTGATGGTCGGCAATCTCTATCTCAACCGCGGCATCACGGGCGCGCTGGTGGGGCGGCAGCCGTTCGGCGGGTTCAAAATGTCGGGCATCGGCAGCAAGGCCGGCGGGCACGACTACCTCTTGCAGTTCGTGATTCCGCGCACGATCACCGAGAACACCATGCGCCGCGGCTTCGCCCCGCCCGCCGCCGGCCCCGCCGGACCGCAAAGCGGAGAATGA